A region from the Corylus avellana chromosome ca7, CavTom2PMs-1.0 genome encodes:
- the LOC132187486 gene encoding uncharacterized protein At1g15400-like has product MAGLQRSAVSFRRQGSSGFVWDDRFLTEELNKVNKKEDQEEGQQQAQKEQEKLDIKEVKAPNTIERSRSNGGARGYRTGKVSPAIEPPSPKVSACGFCSAFGKPPKKGGRRTNAGKLRSR; this is encoded by the coding sequence atgGCCGGACTGCAAAGATCTGCAGTTTCATTCAGGAGACAAGGCTCGTCGGGATTTGTGTGGGACGACAGATTCTTGACGGAGGAGCTGAACAAAGTGAACAAGAAGGAAGACCAAGAAGAAGGACAACAACAAGCGCAAAAAGAGCAAGAGAAGCTGGATATCAAAGAGGTGAAGGCACCAAACACCATCGAGCGCAGCCGATCCAACGGCGGAGCACGCGGCTACCGCACCGGAAAGGTGTCTCCGGCGATCGAGCCGCCTTCCCCGAAGGTCTCCGCTTGTGGGTTTTGCAGCGCCTTCGGAAAGCCGCCGAAAAAGGGTGGTCGGAGGACAAACGCTGGTAAGCTTAGATCGCGGTAG